The sequence GGGGCGGCCGAACCGACCAGCGCGAAGCACACGGCCGGCACGGACGTGAGCAGTCCGGCGAGGGTGGCGCTCATCCCGAGGGCGGCGCGGGCCTCTTCGAGCACGGGCCCGAGACTGGTGACGGCGGGCCGGAGGTTGAGCGCGGCCAGCACCAGGGCGGCGACCGCCAGACGTTGTGTCCACGCGGTGGACCGGGTATGCCCCCGCGACTTCGTCCTCACAACCACCGGGTCATCCTAGGATGATCCGCTTATTCCACCTGAACCGGGTCGTCCCAGAAGTCGCGACTCGTTCCACGCCGGCGCCTCATCCGGCACATCGTCCCAAATGGGGACTTGACACCACTTTTGTGACCGAAAAAACTCGCTTCACAGCACGACACCCCCCGGACTGCGGCCCGTGAGCGCTCACCGCGCCGCGAAGGAGACAGAATGAGGCGACTGTTCGCCGTACTCGCGCTGGTCGCGGGCTTCCTGGTGGCGCCCGCGGGTGCCGACGCCACCGTCGCGAACGTGGCCCCCTCGGCCACCGCCTCCGCCTCCTACACCTCTCCCTGGGAGAGTGTGGCCGCGATCAACGACGGCATCGACCCCGATCGGTCCGGCGACACGCGGAACCGCCGCTGGGGCACCTGGCCCAACGCCGGGGCGCAGTGGGCCCTGCTGACCTGGCCGTCCGCCCAGACGATCTCCTCGGTGCAGGTCTACTTCTTCGACGACGGAGGCGGCGTACGGCTGCCGGCCTCGTGGCGGCTCCAGCGCTGGGACGGCGGCGCCTACGTGGACATCCCCGCCACCTATGCCACCGCGGCCGACACCTACAACACCGTCACGTTCCCCGCCGTCACCACCACCCGCCTGCGCGTCGTCCTGCACAGCGGCCAGGCCTCGGTCGGCCTGCTGGAGATCAGGGCGCTCGCCGACACCGCCGACCGGCAGAGCGGCTGGAGCCCGCCCGCCACCCTGGCCGCGCCGCTCGACGAGGTCTGGCGGCACGCCGAGTCCACGAGCACCGACCCGTACGGCTTCCGCAACTACGGCTGGGACCAGATCATCGCCAACGGCGGCAGCGTCAACTACTGCGTCCGCTGGGACTCCACCGCCCCGGTGTCGGCGGAGCTGCGCGACCGCATCCACGCCGCGCTGGCCCGTTCGTTCAAGAAGTGGATGGACGTCATGGCCGGTCACAACGGCTGGCCGTACGCCGAGGTGCCCGTGAAGGTGGTCGGCTGGGCCGTACGCGACCGGGCCCTCCTGCAGTGGAGCGACGACTCGGTGGACGTGTACGTCGGCGACATGCGCGAGGACGCGCCGCAGTGCGCCGAGCCGTGCGCCCGCCTGTTCAACCAGTCGGGCGCCTATCCCGACTGCCCCGGCGGCGCCTCCCACCACTACGACATGTCGCTGTGGCTCACCGAGGGCATGCAGGGCGGCATGGGAGGCGACTGGGGGCAGCGCGTCGGCAGCGAATACCTGGTCGACAACCTCGCGAGCGACGACATCCACATCCTCCTGCACGAGATCGGGCACGGTTTCGGCCTGAACGACTTCTACGACTGGACCCCGTC is a genomic window of Microbispora sp. ZYX-F-249 containing:
- a CDS encoding DUF7402 domain-containing protein, which translates into the protein MRRLFAVLALVAGFLVAPAGADATVANVAPSATASASYTSPWESVAAINDGIDPDRSGDTRNRRWGTWPNAGAQWALLTWPSAQTISSVQVYFFDDGGGVRLPASWRLQRWDGGAYVDIPATYATAADTYNTVTFPAVTTTRLRVVLHSGQASVGLLEIRALADTADRQSGWSPPATLAAPLDEVWRHAESTSTDPYGFRNYGWDQIIANGGSVNYCVRWDSTAPVSAELRDRIHAALARSFKKWMDVMAGHNGWPYAEVPVKVVGWAVRDRALLQWSDDSVDVYVGDMREDAPQCAEPCARLFNQSGAYPDCPGGASHHYDMSLWLTEGMQGGMGGDWGQRVGSEYLVDNLASDDIHILLHEIGHGFGLNDFYDWTPSGQCCFLMKAGSATSITEFDAWMLRDVWRHLKGRYGY